The sequence below is a genomic window from Mycobacteriales bacterium.
CGCGCCGGAGGGCACGTCCGGCGACGGCGCCGGCGGCGGGCCGCGCCTGCGCAAGGTGCCCGCCGACTACCCGACGATCCAGAAGGCGGTCGACGCCGCGCACGCCGGCGACGTCGTGCTGGTCAGCCCCGGCATCTACCGCGAGCAGGTGTCGGTGACGAAGGACGACATCACGATCCGCGGCCTGGACCGCAACAGGACCATCGTCGACGCGGAGTTCAAGCGGCCGATGGGCATCCTCGTGCAGGACGCCGACAACGTCGTGCTGGAGAACATCACCGCGCGGTACGCGACGCTGAACAACATCTACTGGACGGGCGTCGACGGCTTCCGTGGCTCCTACCTCACGTCGTACAACTCCGGCGATTACGGGGTCTACAGCTTCGCGTCGCAGCACGGCGTCATCGAGGACTCGTACGCGTCCGGCAGCCGCGACTCCGGCTTCTACATCGGCCAGTGCAAGCCGTGCCACCAGGTGATCCGGCGGATCAAGGCGACGCGCAGCGGCCTCGGCTACTCCGGCACCAACGCCGGCGGCGACCTGGTGCTGACGGACAGCGAGTGGTTCGACAACTACGGCGGCGGCATCACGCCGAACACCCTGGACAGCGAGGAGAACCCGCCCCAGGCCGACATCGTCATCACCAACAACTACGTCCACGACAACCAGAACACGAGCGCGCCGTACAAGGACCCGGCGTTCGCCGCGGTCTACGGCATGGGCATCGCCGACATGGGCGGCGACAAGAACCTCATCGAGAACAACCGGGTCGAGAACCACAAGTACTTCGGCATCATCCTCCAGCCGATCCCCGGCCTCGGGCCGTCGAAGGACCCGATCCCGGTCAACCCGACCGGCAACCTCTACCGGGTCAACGACAGCGTCGTCCGCAACAACAAGGTCTCCGGCTCCGGCGTCGCCGACCTCGCGCTCGGCGCGCCGAGCGGCAGCGGCAACTGCTTCGCGG
It includes:
- a CDS encoding right-handed parallel beta-helix repeat-containing protein, which gives rise to MRKPLALAIAGLLCLAVSPHALAATADVTMKDNVFIPATTTIQPGDTVTWTNAGRSPHNVTYGDRSKTSGTVNAGGTYSITFDKAMTVYYFCSFHSAGPGKGMAGVIKVGSGGPVIGAPEGTSGDGAGGGPRLRKVPADYPTIQKAVDAAHAGDVVLVSPGIYREQVSVTKDDITIRGLDRNRTIVDAEFKRPMGILVQDADNVVLENITARYATLNNIYWTGVDGFRGSYLTSYNSGDYGVYSFASQHGVIEDSYASGSRDSGFYIGQCKPCHQVIRRIKATRSGLGYSGTNAGGDLVLTDSEWFDNYGGGITPNTLDSEENPPQADIVITNNYVHDNQNTSAPYKDPAFAAVYGMGIADMGGDKNLIENNRVENHKYFGIILQPIPGLGPSKDPIPVNPTGNLYRVNDSVVRNNKVSGSGVADLALGAPSGSGNCFAGNTFGTSLPVAIETAYGCGGPGSQTGGGDPAVTAVVTQNVALAESGVLAPGDWKTQPVPPAQPNMPHAERVAFRPVGTVGSVQDDTAMPRTGEPFPTLPVGAGLLAVAGAWAALRARRRAA